In Burkholderiaceae bacterium DAT-1, the genomic stretch ACCAACCGCCAGACACCGCGCCAGCGCCTGCGTGAAGTCAATCAGCGTATGGCTGCGATCAAGGCATCGCACCAGCCCCATGCGACCATGTTTTTCCTGTCGTTGATGGGCTGTCTGCCGCGCATGCTGCAAAGTCTGGTGCTCAAGATTTTCACGATGAAGGCATCGGTAGTGGTCACCAATGTCGAAGGTCCGGATAAAGTCAGATATCTGGCTGGATCGCGTATGAGTGATGTGATCTGCTGGGTGCCGCAATCGGGGACACTGGGGACGGGATTCGCGGTGATTACCTATGCGGGACAAGTGCAGATGAGTGTATTTGCCGACCGTAATCAGGTGGCGGATGCCGAGCGACTGATGAGTCTGATCCACGAAGCGATGTACAAGCTTGAGCGCGACACCTGGCAACCGGATGTACAGCCGGGTATGGCGCCAGAGCCACTGACCATGCCATTGCCCGAACCGGTTCGCGTAACCGGATAGTGGTCTGCAGTACAATGGGGGCATCACCGTAAAGGATGCCCCCATGAAATTGATCGATACGGCCAGACTGGATCAGATGGTCGAGTCTGCCAAAGCCTCTCCGCGCCTGCGTGCGCACCATAATCTGCACCCGCATCTCGACGATCCGGTTCAGCGACTGGCGATTGCCATGGAGCCGGATACGCTGGTGTTTCCGCATCGCCATCCTCACACCTTCGAACTGCTGACCCCGCTGCGCGGCCGCTTCATTGTGCTGTATTTCGATGATGCCGGTGTGGTGACGGCACGGACTGTGCTGGGTGAAGGTACGCAGGTCATCGAGAATCCGGCTGGCCAGTGGCATGCCGTGCGCTCGCTGGATGCGGGCGGTGTGATCTTTGAAGTGAAGCAGGGCGCCTATCAGCCGCTGGCGCCGCAGGATGTGGCATCGTGGGCACCGGCTTCAGAATCAGATGCCGCACGTCAGTTGAACGACTGGTACCTGACCGCCAGGGTAGGCGATCAAGCACCTTCATTCAGCTAATTCGCCCGGAAAACTGGCGGGATCAGCGATCCTGCCAGGTGGCGGTGACTAGCCAGGTACGGCCCAGCGTGCCGTAATCGCCTACCAGTGTATAGCCACGGTCGAACACATTGTTCACGCGCAGGCCAAATTTCCACTGCTTGTCAAACGTCCAGTCCACCCTGGCGTGGGTGAGGGCGTATCCGCTCAGCTCGGTACGACCTGTCATAAAGTCATCGTTGAATCGTTTGCCCTGCCCCTGCAGTTCCACACGTGCAGCCCAGTCACCCTCATGCCAGCTTGCAAACAGTGCACCGCTGCGACGCGCACGCCAGGCCAGCTGGCGACCGGTTTTCGAATCATGCGCGTCAAGCCAGTCCAGATGTCCGCCCAGCTGCAGTGCACCGCACTTTTGCGCCACTGTCAGCGTGGTGCCGCTAATATCTACCAACCCCACATTTCCGGTTGTTCCGGCAGCTGGATTGTATTGCAGCATATCGGTCAGATCATTGCTGAAGCGCGTCAGGCTGACTTCGGTATTGCCCTCGGCATAGCGGATGAAATGGCTGCGATTGCGGGCCATTTCCGGTTTCAGTGTCGGGTTGGCATATCCCGGGTAGTACAGCTCATTAAACGTCGGTGCACGGAAGCCGGTCGAATACGTGGTGCCGATGCGGACTTGATTCGTCACCGCCCAGTTCACGCCCAATGCGCGGCTGGTAAAGCTGCCGAACTGCGAGTTGTCATCGTGACGCAGATTGCCCTGCACATTGAAGCTGCCAAAGGTAGCCAGATAACCCAGGAATTCACTATTGATACGACGGCTGGATACCTCGTAGGTCGTGGAGCCATCTACATCCTGCTTCAGTCGCTCGGCGCCCAGGGTCACCGTACCGCCCAGCATGCTCAGCTCGTTCTGCCAGGTGGTCTGGTACTGATGGGTGTTGATGCTCGCTTTGTGGTCGCTCAGATTGGTTGGTGAGACTGGACTGAAAGTGATGCCCTGATCAATGCTGGTTCCTGCCTTCAGGCTGGTTTTCCATACCTCGTTGAACTGGTAGCGTGCCCAGGCGTGTGCGCCGCCCTGAGTGCCTTCGTCGCGATAGTTGAAGGACTGGGCAACCGGGTTCCAGTTGGCATCCGAAATCGAACCGTCAAACTGATTGTATTCGCGCGCATAGAGGGCGCGAGCACCCAAGACCAGGTCGGTATCGACGCGTTGCTCGACGGTAGCGCTGAGGCTGTCATTCCGGTAGCCGTCTTTGTCAGGGTTGTAGTTGCTGTTTTTGGGATTGGCAATGGCACTGACGCCATCGGTGCGGCTGCTGGCCAAGCTCAGTGTGTAGCGGGTATCACCAGATTGTCCGCCATGCGACAGGCTGATCTGGCGCTGACCATCATTGCCAAGGCCGGCGGTCACGGTAGAAGCTTTGCCCTGACGGGTGAAAATCTGGATCACGCCGCCAATCGCATCGGCACCATACAGGCTGGCACCCGGGCCGCGCAGGATTTCCACACGTTCGATCTGGTCGACAGGCAGAAACTGCAGCGAAGCCGAACCCAGGGTGGCCGAGCTATAGCGGATGCCATCGATCAGCACCAGCGTATGCTGGGCGGTGGCGCCACGAATATAAACCGAAGTAGCTTTACCCGGCCCACCACTGTTG encodes the following:
- a CDS encoding WbuC family cupin fold metalloprotein, which codes for MKLIDTARLDQMVESAKASPRLRAHHNLHPHLDDPVQRLAIAMEPDTLVFPHRHPHTFELLTPLRGRFIVLYFDDAGVVTARTVLGEGTQVIENPAGQWHAVRSLDAGGVIFEVKQGAYQPLAPQDVASWAPASESDAARQLNDWYLTARVGDQAPSFS
- a CDS encoding TonB-dependent receptor, with amino-acid sequence MQFAPLSLFVSAALSTIPFAAAADANTAGTIVITGARLPVALSQSVNDVTVLTRTELDAYTGQMLTDVLSTQPDIIVNNSGGPGKATSVYIRGATAQHTLVLIDGIRYSSATLGSASLQFLPVDQIERVEILRGPGASLYGADAIGGVIQIFTRQGKASTVTAGLGNDGQRQISLSHGGQSGDTRYTLSLASSRTDGVSAIANPKNSNYNPDKDGYRNDSLSATVEQRVDTDLVLGARALYAREYNQFDGSISDANWNPVAQSFNYRDEGTQGGAHAWARYQFNEVWKTSLKAGTSIDQGITFSPVSPTNLSDHKASINTHQYQTTWQNELSMLGGTVTLGAERLKQDVDGSTTYEVSSRRINSEFLGYLATFGSFNVQGNLRHDDNSQFGSFTSRALGVNWAVTNQVRIGTTYSTGFRAPTFNELYYPGYANPTLKPEMARNRSHFIRYAEGNTEVSLTRFSNDLTDMLQYNPAAGTTGNVGLVDISGTTLTVAQKCGALQLGGHLDWLDAHDSKTGRQLAWRARRSGALFASWHEGDWAARVELQGQGKRFNDDFMTGRTELSGYALTHARVDWTFDKQWKFGLRVNNVFDRGYTLVGDYGTLGRTWLVTATWQDR